The Pocillopora verrucosa isolate sample1 chromosome 14, ASM3666991v2, whole genome shotgun sequence genome has a segment encoding these proteins:
- the LOC131777715 gene encoding adenylate cyclase type 9-like, which produces MAGEERSGYSISTDPESMSVELKPSYASVKKERSFSQVDTRSKKGCIPLFFERASSQWWKPSFDSEILEEEFQRFTSHNQRRLVHALVFVCLVCVIWGIFFAVLLKSEGYQILVGAGFFLGLVISLILFTKFSRLYKKCASFVSLLASVLLIAMELCLFALRERGTALSNPARFCMCTCVIMLIYTMIHSLHLYICIVMTVAFSVAHEVLSDVVTDEKERDSQPKEIICRLILHMCIHLFGIQIFFMAQVRERSTFWKVGQCVVARRDLEIEKQVKEQMIRSVMPDLVAKELLVVEEMEEDPKDSTNGKKRRRNKGQMVFRPFQMHRMENVSILFADIVGFTNMSSNKSAEQLVRLLNDLFGRFDRLTDINNCEKISTLGDCYYCVAGCPEATAHHAFNCVEMGLDMLEQIKEFDADTKNEVDMRVGVHTGTVLCGIVGSLRFKFDVWSNDVNLANRMETAGLPGRVHITATTLKFLAGHYIVEDGNGSSRYHGLEGIKTYFIVGRKNGMKKPMNLLHPSGRKKKPAILNSINVSMNENASHYSSPQENKKHVKISEQITSSDVMFNSDSNISSQGESSSDNGPKILKGNLKVKPGVIEMDYCSGTSIRSDDDDEDSNGRVPEGQCSPQVLGLSLNEALMRDTLRTNNDQQLVKLMSQESTSDEYFHRSMNPCTLQFHDRETEGRYQNEGQDCTLLNPSVTTFASPRVNFFLDVLLSNIIYLVIMILGFTLYQPVPLAVQVLSPISIVIEITLFCLTVARAFPHLYSVCIHQIVGYICGWFTSHLIGALLMCLPMGTLFANFMNCKDRTDSKAREFYSLIFAVALLHFCNFTQLTSWMKTVLAAVFSITYIILLTYDEFCAFRPGAEYNERLGLEIMVCIGLLLIFVCVLNRQLEMSVRRNFNGDEEAAKDKRKAQMHKEQAAWLLESIFPKHVADALKLSSHYSRNYENVGVIFASIVNFSDFYEENFEGGKECIRVLNELVGDFDDLLTDKSQFSQVEKIKTVNGSTFMAGAGLYPEGCAKKDAHPYDHLKQLVEFALGMIKVVDKFNEHMLGFEFHLRIGFNAGPVTAGVIGTTKLLYDIWGDTVNIASRMDSTGVKGRIQVSEASKKLLDEFFTFERRGTIPVKGKGHITTYLLTGRRTEATTEAGACICEEIRETVID; this is translated from the exons ATGGCTGGTGAGGAAAGGTCTGGATACTCTATCAGCACAGATCCAGAGTCCATGAGTGTCGAATTAAAACCGTCATACGCTTCGGTTAAAAAAGAGAGGTCTTTTTCACAGGTCGATACGCGCTCGAAAAAAGGTTGTATTCCCTTGTTTTTTGAGCGAGCTTCTTCTCAATGGTGGAAGCCCTCATTTGATTCGGAAATTTTGGAAGAGGAGTTTCAGCGTTTCACTTCCCACAACCAAAGGCGTCTCGTCCACGCTCTCGTATTTGTATGCCTCGTTTGTGTCATCTGGGGGATATTTTTTGCGGTTCTGCTCAAGAGTGAAGGCTATCAGATCTTAGTAGGAGCTGGGTTTTTTTTGGGGTTAGTGATCTCCTTAATACTGTTTACTAAATTCAGCAGATTGTACAAGAAATGTGCATCGTTTGTTTCGTTGCTCGCGTCTGTTTTACTGATCGCCATGGAACTTTGCCTGTTCGCTTTGCGAGAGAGGGGAACAGCTCTTTCGAACCCGGCTCGATTTTGTATGTGTACATGTGTTATCATGCTGATTTATACCATGATCCATTCGCTTCATTTGTACATCTGCATTGTAATGACGGTGGCTTTTTCTGTCGCTCACGAAGTTCTCTCTGACGTGGTCACCGACGAAAAGGAAAGAGACAGCCAGCCCAAGGAAATCATCTGTCGTTTAATTTTGCACATGTGTATTCATCTGTTTGGAATTCAAATCTTTTTCATGGCCCAAGTACGAGAAAGAAGCACTTTCTGGAAGGTTGGTCAATGTGTTGTTGCTCGTCGCGACttggaaattgaaaaacaggTGAAAGAACAGATGATCCGATCGGTAATGCCGGATTTAGTGGCCAAAGAGCTGCTTGTGGTCGAAGAAATGGAGGAAGATCCGAAGGACAGTACAAACGGCAAGAAAAGACGACGAAACAAAGGCCAGATGGTCTTCCGACCGTTTCAGATGCATCGCATGGAGAATGTCAGCATTCTTTTCGCCGATATCGTGGGCTTCACCAACATGTCTTCCAATAAGTCTGCTGAGCAATTAGTTAGGCTCTTGAACGATCTCTTTGGGCGCTTTGATCGCCTCACAGATATCAATAACTGCGAGAAAATCAGCACCCTTGGTGATTGTTATTATTGTGTGGCAGGATGCCCTGAAGCGACAGCCCATCATGCATTTAATTGTGTGGAGATGGGACTGGACATGTTGGAACAAATCAAAGAATTTGATGCGGACACCAAGAATGAAGTTGACATGAGGGTGGGCGTTCATACAGGGACTGTTCTATGTGGTATTGTCGGCTCGCTACGCTTTAAATTTGATGTTTGGTCCAATGATGTAAACTTAGCAAACCGCATGGAAACGGCTGGTCTCCCTGGACGTGTACATATCACTGCAACAACACTTAAGTTTCTTGCTGGTCACTATATTGTGGAAGATGGTAATGGCAGTTCACGTTATCATGGCTTGGAAGGTATTAAGACTTACTTCATTGTTGGTCGTAAGAACGGTATGAAGAAACCAATGAATCTGCTTCACCCAAGTGGACGCAAAAAGAAACCAGCAATCCTAAACTCCATCAATGTCAGCATGAATGAGAATGCTTCTCATTACAGCAGTccacaagaaaacaagaagcaTGTCAAGATCTCAGAACAGATTACCTCCTCAGATGTGATGTTTAACTCTGATTCAAACATTTCCAGTCAAGGTGAGTCAAGTTCGGACAATGGTCCTAAAATCCTTAAAGGCAACCTGAAAGTCAAGCCTGGTGTCATTGAAATGGACTATTGCAGTGGAACTTCAATCCGatctgatgatgatgatgaagattcTAATGGAAGAGTGCCAGAGGGTCAATGCTCTCCTCAAGTTTTGGGCTTATCCCTGAATGAAGCTTTAATGAGGGATACTCTGAGAACAAACAATGATCAGCAACTTGTCAAATTGATGAGTCAAGAGAGCACTAGCGATGAGTACTTTCACAGGTCAATGAACCCTTGCACCCTACAGTTTCATGACAGAGAAACTGAGGGACGATATCAGAATGAAGGTCAGGACTGTACGTTGTTGAACCCTTCGGTGACAACGTTTGCATCTCCCAGAGTGAACTTCTTTTTAGATGTGTTGCTTTCCAACATTATTTATCTAGTCATAATGATTTTAGGCTTCACGCTCTACCAACCTGTTCCATTAGCAGTGCAGGtcttgtcgccaatttcaattgttattgaaataacATTGTTCTGCTTAACAGTTGCCAGAGCATTTCCACATTTATATTCTGTATGTATACACCAAATTGTTGGTTACATTTGCGGCTGGTTCACAAGCCATCTTATAGGAGCTCTTTTAATGTGTCTTCCCATGGGAACACTCTTTGCAAACTTCATGAACTGTAAGGACCGTACTGATTCAAAAGCAAGAGAATTCTACTCCTTAATATTTGCTGTGGCACTTTTACATTTCTGCAATTTCACTCAACTTACATCTTGGATGAAGACTGTACTTGCTGCTGTGTTTTCTATTACATACATTATTTTGCTTACTTATGACGAATTTTGTGCATTTCGGCCTGGAGCAGAATACAATGAGCGTTTAGGCTTAGAAATCATGGTTTGCATTGGCTTACTTCtgatttttgtgtgtgtgttaaATCGTCAGTTGGAAATGAGCGTACGACGTAATTTCAATGGAGATGAGGAAGCTGCTAAAGACAAACGAAAAGCGCAAATGCACAAAGAGCAGGCTGCCTGGCTACTGGAGAGCATTTTCCCTAAACATGTAGCAGATGCACTAAAACTGTCTAGTCATTACTCACGGAACTATGAAAATGTTGGAGTAATTTTTGCTTCAATAGTAAACTTTTCTGACTTCTATGAAGAGAACTTTGAAGGTGGCAAGGAATGTATCAGAGTTTTGAATGAACTTGTTGGTGACTTTGATGACCTTCTGACAGACAAAAGCCAGTTTAGCCAAGTGGAGAAAATCAAGACAGTCAATGGCTCAACCTTTATGGCTGGGGCTGGCCTCTACCCAGAAGGTTGCGCCAAAAAAGATGCCCACCCATATGACCACCTGAAGCAACTTGTTGAATTTGCTTTGGGAATGATCAAGGTTGTTGACAAATTCAATGAACACATGCTGGGATTTGAGTTTCATTTACGGATAGGATTTAATGCTGGGCCAGTCACAGCAGGGGTCATTGGTACAACAAAACTTCTCTATGACATATGGGGAGACACAGTGAATATTGCAAGCAGAATGGACTCCACTGGTGTGAAAGGGAGAATACAGGTCAGCGAGGCATCTAAGAAACTTCTTGATGAATTCTTCACATTTGAGCGTAGAGGAACTATCCCAGTCAAGGGCAAAGGCCATATAACCACCTACCTCCTCACTGGAAGAAGAACA GAGGCAACTACAGAAGCTGGTGCTTGTATTTGTGAAGAAATCAGG gaaacTGTCATTGATTGA